CTTGTCTGCCACTATATGTCGTCACGTTAGTTTTAGCGTTTTGAGGCGAATCTGCAGTATAACTATACATTGCAGAAGAATTGTCGAAATTGTTGTAAGTGTTAGAACCATAAGATGATTTTACACTGCTGCTAATGGTTTGACTTTTACTTGTAACCACATAAGCATCAAAATCGGTTGTAGATCCCGAATAATTAGAGTCTCCATAGGCAACAAAACGTTTTTGCCCAGTCATGTAATTGTTGTAAGCCTTAATGGTACCACCATCTTCTTTAGAAAATGTTGGCATATCCGAGTAATCGTTGGAACCTTCACTTTCATCATAAACATCAGACCCTTGCATAGAAGTCAGCATAGGGTATTTACAGTTACGGAAATAGTTTCCTTCTACAAAAACCGATGATCCCTTGGTTGAACCCACACCATATTTAGCAACACCATCGTAGTAGTTGTTGTAAACGTGTGCCGAATAAAAGCGTACACGCGGATGACGAGAATCAGAATGGTCGTACCAGTTGTGGTGGTAAGTAATGTACAAACCTTCAGTCGTGTTTTCGCTTAAACCTAAAAGGTTAGATTTTCCTGCATCCCAAAAGTGGTTATAAGAAAAAGTAACATAAGTTGATTTTTTACAATCTAAAGCGCCATCTCCTTTTGCTTGATCTGAGTCTCCTCCAGCATCGCCATAGAAGAAATCACAGTTGTGTACCCAAACATATTGGTTATTCTGTTGTAAACCAATATTATCACCTTCACCGCTATCGCAGTTCATGGTACCAATATTTCTTACTTCAATGTTTGTTGCATTTTTAATACGAATACCCCAACCGTCAGCGGTAGCATCATCGCCTACGCCTTCTAGGGTAATGTAGCTCGAGGCATTATTACTGTTTTCAATAACAATATCACCATTTTGCATATACGACATATCAGTTACCTGTCCGATAAGACGAATAATTAAAGGGCGTGTGTCTTTGCCTTTTTTAAAGCCTTCAAGAATAGTTTGTATACCAACACAAGGGTTAGAACTAGCTCCTGTAACATCTAGGCTAACAGTATTTTTAGTGTTTTCAGTTAAGTATAAGATAACCGCGTTATCTTTTGGTGTTCCATCTGCTTTGTAAGCTCCAGGAACTCGGCCATTACTAAAAGAAAATCCTGTACGGTCGTGGGCTTTTACGGTAATATTACTTGTTGTTGCTCCAGATCCTTCAGATCCGTTAAATACAGGGGCAACTTTAATAGTGTACTGTCCTGCTTTCAAACCTAATACGTCGGCACGGTAGTAGCTTCCGTACCCACGAATGAGTTGTGTGTCAATTTTTTTGTTACTAATACCTTGTCCGCTATAATACACATTATAGGAATCGGCTCCAGAGACTGGGGTCCATTTTACGGTGGCTGTTTCGAACCAACCGCTTGCTTCGTTAATCGTTACCGACTGAGCAATCGCTAGAAAGGATGCTAGGAGGAATGCTAACGAGAAAACTGTTTTTTTCATTTTGCTTAAATTAATAGTTATTGTTTAGTTGTTTTACAATTCTAAAGACATCACGTTCATGTATTTATAAAATGTAATCGATTACATTGGTAAATCGTGTAATCCATTGCCTAAAGTATATGTTACACCTCTGTTTTCCAAATAATTGCGAAATAATGTTAATAACTTCTTAAAATATGTTACTAAATCATGTTAATTTATCGATAAAGTGTATGAAAAATTATGTCATTAACATTTTTGTAGGATAATTGTGTGTCGATTTGTTGTATTGGATTAGTAAACAATATTAAATAGGAAATCGTTTTAGACTGTTCATTTAGCTGAAGTTATGGAAAACGTCTAGTGAAGCAATGTATCAGAGTGTCAAAGTTAAAGCGTTATAAGATTATATAGTTATAAGGTTATAAAGTTACCAAGGCACCTCGACAAGCTCGGTATGACAAGCTTAGAGTATAGTTAAACTCGAGGGTTAATAATCAATAATAAATAGTCAATAATTAATTTTTTAATTCACTCTTTATTATATTTCTTAAATTCAATGTTTTTAGTTTTCAAAATGCCATAAAATTTTCGAGGCGATATTTTTAGGTCTTTGGTGATGTCACTTACTTTTTTCTGCCCTTTTTTATACAATTTTAAATTATCGTTCAATTTTTTATTAAAGTAGTGTTTTTTTAGTTTCTCAATAATTTGTAATTCAGTGAGATTTGACTCCTTTGCATATTTTTCAATTTCAGATTTTATATCTTTTAAACTACTCATATGTTTTTTTTTAAGGGTTATGCTTAATAAAGACTAACGTATTTAATGAGCTAATTTACTAAATAAAAACCGATTAAAAAATCCGAAAGGATTTTTGTGAGTAGACTAGAACTAGTAATAAATTATATCCGTGTTGTCCAAGGTTTTTATTTTAAATTGTGTAAGATTTTCCTGTCTTCGTTTTGTTCATTAGATAAAGATTTGAAAATCATAAACCCAAATTCTGCGATTAAATTTATTTGTTTTTTTGTTTCTTCATATGTCATTATTAATTTCCAAGAACCCTGAATTTCCTCGTGTGAAAAGAATGTCTTATAAATGAACATTTGATTTTTACTAAAATTTAGCTTTTTTGTATCTAATAAGTGAAGTGAATGTACAATTGAATGTCTAACATTTGTAATTACATAATACCAATCATTCAAATTTATATCAGTATTATTTAGATTCTCAGATTCTTTATAGTTAGGACTAATTTCGCGTAATAGTTTTAATAACGCTGTATTATTCTTTGATCTGTAATATTTTCGTAGAAATTCTTTTTGATCAGTTAAGAGTTCTTTTTTAACTTTTAAATGTTTTTGGTATGTAGGGTATACGTTAAGGAATTCTCCAATTATATTGAATAAAAAACTTTCCAATATTTCGTAACAATTTGCTAAAAAAGTCATTCCATTTTGAGAAATTAAAGTATCTATGCTTTTTATCATCTCTTCTTGACCTTTAATTTCTATTTGAAACTCAGTAGGATAGTTTAATTTCCAGCCGTTAGCACTTTTTCCTGTTAAATCACCAATAATCAACTTAGTTCCTATGAAAGGCTCAATACCTGAATTTGATTCATTCTTTTTCTCAATTTGTTTTATCGTATTGGACAAATGGACTTTGGTCTGATAATGTAAGGATTCATACAAAGCTATTTTATTCAAAAAGTCATCAATTTCCTTTTTTAACGGATTTGTCATTTTCTGTGTTTTTCTTGACTAACGATAAATTTTGATCTAAATATGTCTTTGAAATTCAGCCGTTAGCTAATGGGATTATTCGGATAGTTTTGGGTTGATTTTTTTGGTACAACTATGCTATATAAAATAGCTAACAGAGTGTCTTATAATTTACTTCTACCTCCAAATTAAATTCTTCATTCTTCACTATTAATTATTACTTTCTAACTTTCAATATTCATAGCCCATTCATCAAGCTCGTTGTTAGAAATCCGCAGAGATTAATAATCAATAATCAATAATCAACATTAAAGCCACTTTTTACGCTTAAAGTAATACAGCATGCCTAAAAACATGACAATCATAACACCCCAAACAACAACATAGCCATATTTATATTTTAATTCTGGCATATATTCGAAATTCATCCCGTAAATACCGGCAATAAAGGTTAGTGGAATAAAAATGGAGGCCATGATGGTTAGTACTTTCATGACTTCGTTCATTTTGTTACTAATAGCGGTCATATACATATCCATTAAACTGGAAGCCATTTCTCTATAGATGTCTATACTTTCGGAAACTTGAATTAAATGGTCGTAGATATCTCTAAAAAAAGTAACCGTTTTTTCCTCGATAAGCGGATTTTCATTTTTATCAATTTTGATAAGGATTTCTCGAAGCGGAAAAATAGAGCGGCGCATACGAAGGATTTCGTGTTTTAAATCTCGAATTTTTTTACTGGTTTGATCATCAACATTTCCTGAAAAAATAGCATTTTCAAAGTCTTCAACTTTATCTCCTAAGAGTTCTATAACGCTAAAGTAATGGTCTACAATAGCATCAATTAAAATGTATAATAAATAATCAGATCCTAGTGATCTGGCTCTTCCGCGCCCAGCAATGATACGTGCTCTAACGGCATCAA
This genomic interval from Tamlana carrageenivorans contains the following:
- the corA gene encoding magnesium/cobalt transporter CorA encodes the protein MAKKTRTKHSKKKLGQAPGSAIYTGERTKEKLFIEAFDYNTTHCTVKELKSVEESYNFKNSDSVTWVNLNGLNHVNAIESLGNHFNLHPLVVEDIVSISQRPKLDDYGEYLFVVLKMLYYKDDDEENIISEQVSFVLGKNYVLTFQESEGDVFDAVRARIIAGRGRARSLGSDYLLYILIDAIVDHYFSVIELLGDKVEDFENAIFSGNVDDQTSKKIRDLKHEILRMRRSIFPLREILIKIDKNENPLIEEKTVTFFRDIYDHLIQVSESIDIYREMASSLMDMYMTAISNKMNEVMKVLTIMASIFIPLTFIAGIYGMNFEYMPELKYKYGYVVVWGVMIVMFLGMLYYFKRKKWL